One genomic window of Indioceanicola profundi includes the following:
- a CDS encoding creatininase family protein, with amino-acid sequence MSRQANMRLQLMTWPEVEHYLENRRDVIVPIGSTEQHGPTGLIGTDALTADAIAIRLGETVGAVVAPCLSIGMAHHHLAFKGTMTLRPTTLIAVVQDVVASLARHGFQRVLFVNGHGGNIATVNTAIQEIHAAASLAGMPSPVTAHLASWWDGPRVKGLSRELYGSQEGSHATASEVSVTWALHPDRVQDRVLDPQVAPSNGPWTDALDYRARHPDGRIGSNPALSRPEHGERLMAAAVEDLAERYRPWAGLEGGGR; translated from the coding sequence ATGAGCAGGCAGGCGAACATGCGGCTGCAACTGATGACCTGGCCGGAGGTCGAGCATTATCTGGAGAACCGGCGCGACGTGATCGTGCCCATCGGCTCCACCGAGCAGCACGGCCCGACCGGCCTGATTGGCACGGATGCGCTGACTGCGGACGCCATTGCCATCCGGCTGGGCGAGACGGTGGGGGCTGTTGTGGCGCCCTGCCTGTCCATCGGCATGGCGCACCACCATCTGGCCTTCAAAGGCACGATGACGTTGCGGCCGACCACGCTGATCGCGGTGGTACAGGACGTTGTCGCGTCGCTGGCCCGGCACGGCTTCCAGCGGGTTCTGTTCGTCAACGGTCATGGCGGGAACATCGCCACCGTCAACACCGCGATCCAGGAGATCCATGCCGCCGCCTCCCTGGCCGGCATGCCGTCGCCGGTCACGGCGCATCTGGCGAGCTGGTGGGACGGTCCGCGGGTGAAGGGGTTGAGCCGGGAGCTTTATGGCAGCCAGGAAGGCAGCCACGCCACCGCCAGCGAGGTCTCCGTCACCTGGGCGCTGCATCCCGACCGGGTGCAGGACCGGGTTCTGGACCCGCAGGTGGCCCCGTCCAACGGCCCCTGGACCGATGCGCTGGATTACCGCGCCCGCCATCCGGACGGGCGAATCGGTTCCAACCCGGCCCTGTCGCGGCCCGAACATGGGGAGCGGCTGATGGCGGCGGCGGTGGAGGATCTCGCCGAACGCTACCGCCCCTGGGCAGGGCTGGAGGGCGGCGGCCGCTGA
- a CDS encoding alpha/beta fold hydrolase produces the protein MFASWTAPPETIPVTPCRARSEDAIWLKDGRRLGYAVYGDPEGPPVLYFHGYPNCRREAGLLPVRDVRLIALDRPGYGMSDPRPGRTLLDWADDVAALMDALEIERAHLLGMSGGGPFAAACAYALPERIVGTALVCPLGPAGRRLGGYSPAGLLLHLGRRKRMMRLAAGVAHRVIHRGDPLNLARRLRRGFGMAYAQMDVLGGGADELIVEGWREALRQGVEGPLDDARCFASPWGFDVSAIRTPVAVWHGLADRTVPPQASRWYAANIPGARGHFIEGEGHFSLIYKYHAEILGGLLSTDRRG, from the coding sequence ATGTTCGCGAGTTGGACCGCGCCGCCTGAAACCATTCCCGTAACCCCATGCCGGGCGCGTAGCGAAGACGCCATATGGCTGAAGGACGGGCGACGGCTGGGCTATGCCGTCTATGGCGACCCGGAAGGACCGCCGGTCCTGTATTTCCACGGCTATCCCAACTGCCGGCGCGAAGCGGGGCTGCTGCCTGTCCGCGACGTGCGGCTGATCGCCCTCGACCGGCCGGGCTACGGAATGTCCGATCCCCGGCCGGGGCGCACCCTGCTGGACTGGGCGGACGATGTGGCGGCGCTGATGGACGCGCTGGAGATCGAGCGGGCGCATCTGCTGGGCATGTCGGGCGGCGGCCCCTTCGCCGCGGCCTGCGCTTATGCCCTGCCGGAGCGGATCGTCGGCACGGCGCTGGTCTGCCCGTTGGGACCGGCGGGCCGGCGACTGGGCGGCTACAGCCCGGCGGGGCTTCTGCTGCATCTGGGGCGGCGGAAGCGGATGATGCGGCTGGCGGCCGGCGTCGCCCACCGGGTGATTCACCGCGGCGATCCGCTGAACCTCGCCCGCCGGCTGCGCCGCGGCTTCGGCATGGCCTATGCGCAGATGGATGTGCTGGGCGGCGGGGCGGACGAGCTGATCGTGGAGGGCTGGCGCGAGGCGCTGCGCCAGGGGGTGGAAGGACCGCTGGACGATGCCCGGTGCTTCGCCAGCCCCTGGGGGTTCGACGTGTCGGCGATCCGCACGCCCGTGGCCGTGTGGCACGGGCTGGCCGACCGGACGGTGCCGCCGCAGGCCAGCCGCTGGTACGCGGCCAATATTCCAGGCGCGCGGGGGCACTTCATCGAAGGGGAGGGCCATTTCTCCCTGATCTACAAGTACCATGCGGAAATCCTGGGCGGGCTGCTCTCAACGGATCGGCGGGGATGA
- a CDS encoding sensor histidine kinase, which yields MKGWKGWLTSLGPDRVLPVTVATGAVLVVAVLYGHTQRCLEAARLEISRDLKNQAELLDGRFDLVVTQLEILRAQAGAFALAGSGAGGSPPSPLLSAFLESNPEEASTRLYSLDRMPPPFEADQLGNMVALNTMAARRRPGLARPDPSGWVRDAALGLELLPAMAGIRAGMPDLPRIYFGAATGVVAFSPWEPSAASSLLDSYPVGPVYRAAARAGDAAPLWSLVAAAGPATGAAVEGPSQPRAMGMAPEQYSTVGLPLTKNGAFVGIVAAQIDLAEVLRNLGPSQHEAGRLILTDRDGRVLAETTGTDAAPPTPIPSAAVMAGLDSETAAHGGLYLSATALDRAPLMLVHAVPRNAVLLPTLLRDFGSLGLLALLLALVLALSLRMMRRAVAERESAVTAERTVRAASERALDDLRAAHDELDFLNREKTRFFSLISHDLRGPFNALLGMTQELAEHAPQMTPEDVSDFARTTHQSARKVFELLENLLQWSRVQMSGKPFAPSVFALRDLVADAIRDVQSAAEAKDITVLDAVGDRWVLADRTMILAVLRNLLVNAVKFSHPGGLVHITSRALGDRLEVAVTDRGIGMEPEQVQALLHPGTGQASRPGTQGEVGTGLGLTLVRDLVLRHGGELKVSSSPADGTVVSFTVPLTAAGAEQRARIPAIAE from the coding sequence ATGAAGGGCTGGAAAGGCTGGCTGACCTCACTGGGACCGGACCGGGTACTGCCTGTCACGGTCGCGACCGGGGCGGTTCTGGTCGTTGCCGTCCTTTACGGGCACACCCAGCGCTGCCTTGAAGCCGCCCGGCTGGAAATCTCCCGCGATCTCAAGAATCAGGCCGAGCTGCTGGATGGGCGGTTCGATCTGGTCGTTACCCAACTCGAAATCCTGCGCGCCCAGGCCGGTGCTTTCGCCTTGGCGGGTTCCGGAGCCGGCGGCTCCCCGCCTTCGCCCCTGCTCTCCGCCTTTCTGGAGAGCAATCCGGAGGAGGCGAGCACGCGGCTCTATAGCCTGGACCGGATGCCGCCGCCTTTCGAGGCGGACCAGCTGGGCAATATGGTCGCCTTGAACACGATGGCCGCCCGCCGCCGGCCCGGCTTGGCGCGGCCGGACCCGTCGGGCTGGGTGCGGGATGCGGCGCTGGGGCTGGAACTGCTGCCGGCCATGGCTGGCATACGCGCCGGGATGCCCGATCTGCCCCGCATCTATTTTGGCGCCGCCACGGGCGTCGTGGCTTTCTCCCCCTGGGAGCCCAGCGCCGCCAGCAGCCTGTTGGACAGCTATCCGGTCGGCCCGGTCTACCGGGCGGCCGCCAGGGCCGGGGATGCCGCCCCCCTCTGGTCCCTGGTGGCCGCGGCCGGGCCGGCAACCGGCGCCGCGGTCGAGGGTCCGTCCCAACCCCGCGCCATGGGAATGGCGCCGGAGCAGTACAGCACGGTGGGCCTGCCGCTGACGAAGAACGGCGCTTTCGTCGGCATCGTCGCCGCCCAGATCGACCTTGCCGAGGTTCTGCGGAACCTGGGGCCGTCGCAGCATGAGGCGGGACGCCTGATCCTTACGGATCGCGACGGGCGCGTGCTGGCGGAAACGACCGGAACGGACGCTGCCCCGCCGACGCCCATTCCGTCGGCCGCCGTGATGGCCGGGCTGGATTCGGAGACGGCTGCCCATGGCGGGCTGTATCTCTCCGCGACCGCGCTGGACCGGGCGCCGCTCATGCTGGTCCATGCGGTGCCACGGAACGCCGTGCTGCTGCCCACCTTGCTGCGGGATTTCGGCTCACTGGGGCTGCTGGCCCTGCTGCTGGCCCTCGTGCTGGCGCTGAGCCTGCGGATGATGCGGCGGGCCGTGGCGGAGCGGGAGAGCGCGGTAACGGCCGAACGCACGGTTCGCGCCGCCTCCGAACGGGCCCTGGACGATCTGCGCGCCGCCCATGACGAGCTGGACTTTCTGAATCGGGAGAAGACCCGTTTCTTCTCGCTGATCTCCCACGATCTGCGCGGCCCCTTCAACGCGCTGCTGGGCATGACCCAGGAGTTGGCGGAACATGCGCCGCAGATGACGCCCGAGGACGTATCAGACTTCGCCCGCACCACCCACCAGTCGGCCCGCAAAGTATTCGAGCTGCTGGAAAATCTGCTGCAATGGTCGCGGGTGCAGATGTCGGGCAAGCCCTTTGCCCCCTCCGTCTTCGCCCTGCGGGATCTGGTGGCGGACGCGATCCGCGACGTACAGTCCGCCGCCGAGGCCAAGGACATCACCGTGCTGGACGCCGTCGGCGATCGCTGGGTGCTGGCCGACCGCACCATGATCCTGGCCGTCCTGCGCAACCTGCTGGTCAATGCGGTGAAGTTCAGCCATCCCGGTGGGCTGGTGCACATCACCTCCCGCGCGCTGGGCGACCGGTTGGAGGTCGCGGTGACCGACCGCGGCATCGGCATGGAGCCGGAGCAGGTGCAGGCGCTGCTGCATCCCGGCACCGGCCAGGCAAGCCGGCCGGGCACCCAGGGCGAGGTCGGCACCGGGCTGGGCCTGACGCTGGTGCGGGACCTGGTGCTGCGTCATGGCGGCGAGTTGAAGGTCAGCAGCAGCCCTGCCGACGGGACGGTGGTGAGCTTCACCGTACCCTTGACCGCGGCAGGGGCGGAGCAGCGCGCCCGCATCCCGGCCATCGCGGAGTAA
- a CDS encoding sensor histidine kinase, protein MILLVGAVAALFVALLLGYGAWDDRVEEFRTAEKLAQHTAVLVEQHADSLFEQSEFLVREVADIAHAAEGAPVSLADHQRLRDLVRAGPHIHSAFVADAKGQVILSSLAFPAHPVNLNNAYSFRQLAAGEVELVVGRHPFSAFAGEPTIGIMRPIRSEGRFIGVAAVLMSTTHYKDFFDRIDIGYPLSIALVREDGRVLVQQPPAQAAVGYTAPVKGLETMPDEELARGVYPLDGMDRIIAINRIGHQDVWVLVGLDVQSVEDRWMGHVVEHTAFMSVSLVGITSLTVLAIGWASRERRARAGLELANRTLESRVADRTAALTKANTRLSNALKDKETLFREVHHRVKNNLQIIASLLRLQSMRMPPEVRGNFEDTLNRIHSMGLVHELLYRSNQPANVNFGEYLEALASCVAESNLDMPDRVVLEMKAEPLALDLETAIPMGLLVNELLTNALKHAFPNGRRGVLRVMLTSAADGSILLRVEDDGIGLPPSGATGGGIGLTLVRSLAEQVGARLEQSARQGGGSVWCVELPGEHRSAA, encoded by the coding sequence TTGATCCTTCTTGTAGGGGCGGTGGCGGCGCTGTTCGTAGCCCTTCTTCTCGGCTACGGCGCCTGGGACGACCGGGTCGAGGAGTTCCGCACGGCGGAAAAGCTGGCGCAACATACGGCGGTTCTGGTTGAGCAGCATGCCGACAGCCTGTTCGAGCAGAGCGAGTTCCTGGTCCGGGAGGTGGCGGACATCGCCCATGCCGCGGAGGGAGCGCCGGTTTCCCTGGCGGACCACCAGCGTCTGCGCGATCTGGTCCGAGCCGGTCCGCACATCCACTCTGCCTTCGTTGCGGACGCCAAGGGACAGGTGATCCTGTCCAGCCTGGCTTTCCCGGCGCATCCGGTAAATCTCAACAACGCCTACAGTTTCCGGCAGTTGGCCGCGGGCGAGGTCGAACTGGTGGTCGGCCGCCATCCCTTCAGCGCCTTCGCCGGAGAGCCCACGATCGGCATCATGCGTCCGATCCGCTCGGAAGGGCGATTCATCGGGGTTGCCGCCGTCCTGATGTCCACGACCCATTACAAGGACTTCTTCGACCGCATCGATATCGGCTACCCGCTGAGCATCGCGCTTGTCCGGGAGGACGGGCGCGTGCTGGTGCAGCAGCCGCCGGCACAGGCCGCCGTCGGCTACACCGCCCCCGTGAAGGGGCTTGAGACGATGCCGGACGAGGAGCTGGCCCGCGGCGTGTATCCGCTGGACGGGATGGACAGGATCATCGCCATCAATCGGATCGGCCATCAGGATGTCTGGGTGCTGGTCGGGCTGGACGTGCAGAGCGTCGAGGACCGCTGGATGGGCCATGTGGTGGAGCACACGGCCTTCATGTCGGTGTCCCTGGTCGGCATCACTTCCCTGACGGTGCTGGCGATCGGCTGGGCGTCGCGGGAAAGGCGGGCGCGGGCGGGGCTGGAACTGGCCAACCGCACGCTGGAAAGCCGGGTGGCCGATCGCACCGCCGCCCTGACCAAGGCCAATACCCGCCTGTCCAACGCCCTGAAAGACAAGGAGACCCTGTTCCGCGAGGTGCATCACCGCGTGAAGAACAATCTTCAGATCATCGCCAGCCTGCTGCGCCTGCAATCGATGCGCATGCCGCCGGAGGTGCGCGGTAATTTCGAGGACACGCTGAACCGCATCCACTCCATGGGGTTGGTGCACGAGCTGCTGTACCGCAGCAACCAACCCGCCAATGTGAATTTCGGGGAGTATCTGGAGGCCCTCGCCTCCTGCGTGGCCGAATCCAATCTGGACATGCCGGATCGCGTTGTCCTGGAGATGAAGGCGGAGCCGCTGGCGCTGGACCTGGAAACGGCAATTCCCATGGGGCTGCTGGTCAACGAGCTGCTGACCAACGCGCTCAAGCACGCCTTCCCCAATGGGCGGCGCGGAGTCCTTCGGGTCATGCTGACCTCGGCCGCCGACGGGAGCATCCTGCTCCGCGTCGAGGATGACGGAATCGGGCTGCCGCCTTCCGGCGCAACCGGCGGCGGGATCGGGCTGACGCTGGTGCGATCCCTGGCGGAGCAGGTGGGCGCCCGCCTGGAGCAGAGCGCACGTCAGGGCGGCGGTTCGGTATGGTGCGTGGAACTGCCGGGAGAACACCGCTCCGCCGCTTGA
- the ubiG gene encoding bifunctional 2-polyprenyl-6-hydroxyphenol methylase/3-demethylubiquinol 3-O-methyltransferase UbiG, whose amino-acid sequence MTAQASARTTVDAGEIERFSAIAAEWWDPRGKFRPLHKLNPLRLAYIRDAVCTHLGRDPLSPQPLAGVRIVDVGCGGGLIAEPLARMGAEVVGIDAAERNVKTAAAHAAEGGVAVDYRATTAEELAAAGETFDVVVALEIVEHVADVDLFLEALTRMARPGGMLFMSTINRTPKSWLFAIVGAEYVLRWLPRGTHEWRKFLRPSELINGLRRHGAEVREVKGVVYNPVNDRFTLSSTDLDVNYMFHAIRAV is encoded by the coding sequence ATGACCGCACAGGCCAGCGCCCGCACCACCGTGGATGCCGGAGAGATCGAGCGCTTTTCGGCGATCGCGGCCGAATGGTGGGACCCCAGGGGCAAGTTCCGGCCGCTGCACAAGCTGAACCCGCTGCGGCTGGCCTATATCCGCGATGCCGTCTGCACCCATCTGGGTCGTGATCCGCTTTCGCCGCAGCCGCTGGCCGGCGTGCGCATCGTGGATGTGGGCTGCGGCGGCGGGCTGATCGCGGAGCCGCTGGCCCGGATGGGGGCCGAGGTGGTGGGCATCGACGCCGCCGAGCGGAACGTGAAGACGGCCGCCGCCCATGCGGCGGAAGGCGGAGTCGCTGTGGATTACCGCGCCACCACGGCGGAGGAGCTGGCCGCCGCCGGCGAGACCTTCGACGTGGTGGTGGCGCTGGAGATCGTGGAGCATGTGGCCGATGTCGACCTGTTCCTGGAGGCGCTGACCCGGATGGCGCGGCCCGGCGGGATGCTGTTCATGTCCACCATCAACCGCACGCCCAAGAGCTGGCTGTTCGCAATCGTGGGGGCGGAGTACGTGCTGCGCTGGCTGCCGCGCGGAACGCATGAATGGCGGAAGTTCCTGCGCCCGTCCGAACTGATCAACGGGCTGCGCCGGCACGGGGCCGAGGTCAGGGAAGTGAAGGGCGTAGTCTATAACCCCGTTAACGACCGGTTTACCTTATCCTCTACTGATCTTGACGTGAACTACATGTTCCATGCCATTCGAGCTGTCTAA
- the phhA gene encoding phenylalanine 4-monooxygenase, with protein MSTGDGFKEKTANSGKTAKPLRGDYSAMRDDFTIDQGWSHYSAEEHDRWRRLYERQSRLLPRYAAPEYMDCLSRLDAGDGIPDFERASAKLRQATGWEIVAVPGLIPEDAFFGHLASRRFPVTNWIRTEAELDYLEEPDVFHDFFGHVPLLMHPVFADYMEAYGKGGLRAMKLGTMDQLARLYWYTVEFGLIRDGDNGLKVYGAGILSSAGETPYSIEDSSPNRVAFDLERVMRTLYRIDDYQETYFVIDSYDQLFTETQQDFGPIYERLKGQPAIAADAVLPTDRIYTRGTGARKLGKSQAAE; from the coding sequence ATGTCGACGGGTGATGGCTTCAAGGAGAAGACGGCCAACTCCGGCAAGACCGCCAAGCCGCTGCGCGGCGATTACTCGGCCATGCGCGACGATTTCACCATCGACCAGGGCTGGAGCCATTACAGCGCGGAGGAGCATGACCGCTGGCGCCGTCTGTATGAGCGGCAGTCCAGGCTGCTGCCGCGCTACGCCGCCCCTGAATATATGGATTGCCTGTCCAGGCTGGACGCCGGGGACGGTATCCCGGACTTCGAGCGCGCTTCCGCCAAGCTGCGCCAGGCGACAGGGTGGGAGATCGTGGCCGTGCCCGGCCTGATCCCGGAGGATGCCTTCTTCGGCCATCTGGCCAGCCGCCGCTTTCCGGTGACCAACTGGATCAGGACCGAGGCGGAGCTGGACTATCTGGAGGAGCCGGACGTCTTCCACGACTTCTTCGGCCATGTGCCGCTGCTGATGCATCCGGTCTTCGCCGACTATATGGAGGCCTATGGCAAGGGCGGGCTGCGCGCCATGAAGCTTGGCACCATGGACCAGCTTGCGCGTCTGTACTGGTACACGGTGGAGTTCGGGCTGATCCGTGACGGCGACAACGGGCTGAAGGTCTATGGCGCCGGCATCCTGTCCTCGGCAGGGGAGACGCCCTATTCCATCGAGGACTCCTCGCCCAACCGTGTCGCCTTCGATCTGGAGCGGGTGATGCGGACCCTGTACCGCATCGACGACTATCAGGAGACCTACTTCGTCATCGACAGCTACGACCAGCTCTTCACCGAGACGCAGCAGGATTTCGGCCCGATCTATGAGCGGCTGAAGGGCCAGCCGGCGATTGCCGCCGATGCCGTGCTGCCCACCGACCGCATCTACACCCGCGGCACCGGGGCAAGGAAGCTGGGGAAGAGTCAGGCGGCGGAGTGA
- a CDS encoding multidrug effflux MFS transporter, translated as MAEFVAIVALMMALTALSIDVMLPALPAISADFALAGENDRQLVVTTFLIGFGLGQPIHGPLSDRFGRKPVLMLGLSIFAVGSALATWAPDFQTLLIARLLQGFGGAAARVVSNAVVRDCFSGREMARVMSMAMTVFILVPIVAPAVGTVIQMASGWHSIFALLMVAAAVTAAWVAFRLPETRRAEDRTPLTPSYLARAAWLVVSNRITLGYTVATGFLFAILMSYVGSAQQLFVEVYGLGDLFPLMFGSLAGAIAVASMVNARLVARMGTRRLSHLALIGLVGLSAVMAAAGFPAKPPLALLGIYLGACFFCFGLLMPNFNAIAMEPLGRVAGMASSFIGFLTTVMGAFGGWLIGQSFDGTARPLVFGFAALGAAALAVVLVTEKGRLLQPAQPEDRAA; from the coding sequence ATGGCGGAGTTCGTCGCCATCGTCGCCCTGATGATGGCGCTGACCGCCCTGTCCATCGACGTGATGCTGCCGGCCCTGCCCGCCATCTCGGCCGATTTCGCCCTGGCCGGGGAGAATGACCGGCAGCTGGTCGTCACCACCTTCCTGATCGGGTTCGGGCTGGGCCAGCCGATCCACGGGCCGCTGTCCGACCGTTTCGGGCGCAAGCCGGTCCTGATGCTGGGGCTGTCGATCTTTGCCGTGGGCAGCGCCCTGGCCACCTGGGCGCCGGACTTCCAGACGCTGCTGATCGCCCGGCTGCTGCAGGGCTTCGGCGGCGCTGCGGCGCGGGTCGTCTCGAATGCCGTGGTGCGCGACTGCTTCTCCGGCCGGGAGATGGCGCGGGTGATGTCGATGGCCATGACGGTGTTCATCCTGGTTCCCATCGTCGCCCCGGCCGTGGGCACGGTGATCCAGATGGCAAGCGGATGGCACAGCATCTTCGCGCTGCTGATGGTCGCCGCGGCCGTGACCGCCGCCTGGGTGGCGTTCCGCCTGCCGGAGACCCGCCGCGCCGAGGACCGGACCCCGCTTACTCCCTCATATCTGGCCCGCGCCGCCTGGCTTGTGGTCAGCAACCGGATCACGCTGGGCTACACGGTCGCGACCGGATTCCTGTTTGCCATCCTGATGTCCTATGTCGGCAGCGCCCAGCAGTTGTTCGTGGAAGTATACGGGCTGGGCGACCTGTTCCCGCTGATGTTCGGGTCGCTGGCGGGCGCTATCGCCGTCGCCTCCATGGTCAATGCCCGTCTGGTGGCCCGCATGGGAACGCGCCGGCTGTCGCATCTGGCGCTGATCGGGCTGGTCGGGCTGTCGGCCGTGATGGCGGCGGCAGGCTTTCCGGCGAAGCCGCCGCTGGCCCTGCTGGGCATTTATCTCGGCGCATGCTTCTTCTGCTTCGGCCTGCTGATGCCGAACTTCAACGCCATTGCCATGGAACCGCTGGGCCGCGTGGCGGGGATGGCGTCATCTTTCATCGGCTTCCTGACCACCGTGATGGGAGCGTTCGGCGGCTGGTTGATCGGCCAGAGCTTCGATGGCACGGCACGCCCCCTGGTGTTCGGCTTCGCAGCCCTGGGAGCGGCGGCGCTGGCAGTCGTCCTGGTGACCGAGAAGGGCCGGCTGCTGCAGCCTGCCCAGCCCGAGGATCGCGCCGCCTGA
- a CDS encoding response regulator has translation MDGTASRHLIVADDEMISALALERALTRKGFRVSLAGNGQAALDIHERDPADLLVTDLRMPKLSGAELVRRVREDRPDLPVIIATGYRREDSEILAGPHTLILTKPLSPQEVLAAIRSLLDAEA, from the coding sequence ATGGACGGAACGGCATCCCGTCACCTGATCGTCGCTGACGACGAGATGATCAGCGCCCTCGCCCTGGAGCGCGCCTTGACGCGCAAAGGGTTCCGGGTATCGCTGGCCGGCAACGGACAGGCGGCGCTGGACATTCATGAGCGCGATCCGGCCGACCTGCTGGTGACCGACCTGCGCATGCCGAAGCTGTCGGGGGCGGAGCTGGTGCGCCGGGTCCGGGAAGACCGGCCGGACCTGCCGGTCATCATCGCCACCGGCTACCGGCGCGAGGATTCGGAAATCCTGGCCGGGCCGCATACCCTGATCCTGACCAAGCCGTTGAGCCCGCAGGAAGTGCTGGCGGCGATCCGCAGCCTGCTGGACGCGGAGGCTTAG
- the arsC gene encoding arsenate reductase (glutaredoxin) (This arsenate reductase requires both glutathione and glutaredoxin to convert arsenate to arsenite, after which the efflux transporter formed by ArsA and ArsB can extrude the arsenite from the cell, providing resistance.), with protein sequence MTVTIWHNPKCGTSRKVLEALRGQGIEPRIVEYLKTPPTRDELAEAAARIGEGPRALLWTKNNEALLEDNPSDGELLDRMAANPELIERPVVITPKGAAVCRPPEKLAALL encoded by the coding sequence GTGACCGTCACCATCTGGCACAATCCGAAATGCGGCACCTCGCGCAAGGTGCTGGAAGCATTGCGCGGTCAGGGCATAGAGCCCCGGATCGTGGAATATCTGAAGACCCCGCCCACGCGCGACGAGCTGGCAGAGGCGGCCGCCCGCATCGGGGAGGGGCCGCGCGCCCTGCTGTGGACCAAGAACAACGAGGCGCTGCTGGAGGACAACCCGTCCGATGGCGAGCTGCTGGACCGCATGGCGGCGAATCCTGAACTGATCGAACGGCCGGTCGTGATCACGCCCAAGGGAGCGGCTGTCTGCCGCCCGCCGGAAAAGCTGGCGGCCTTGCTTTGA
- a CDS encoding DUF1178 family protein, producing the protein MIKFELKCAEGHRFEAWFRNSDSYEEQAAAHAIHCPACGGRDVGKAPMAPSIARSGSRQRDVGADAAKAAELMQQLRELRQKVESSADYVGDQFAEEARKIHYGEVETRAIYGETTTKQAEELKEEGISFARIPWVPTHNS; encoded by the coding sequence ATGATCAAGTTCGAACTGAAATGCGCGGAAGGCCACCGGTTCGAGGCTTGGTTCCGCAACAGCGACAGCTATGAGGAGCAGGCGGCGGCCCACGCTATTCACTGTCCCGCCTGCGGCGGCAGGGACGTGGGGAAGGCCCCGATGGCGCCCAGCATCGCCCGCTCCGGCTCCAGACAGCGCGACGTCGGAGCCGATGCCGCCAAGGCGGCGGAACTGATGCAGCAGCTCCGCGAACTGCGTCAGAAGGTGGAGTCCTCCGCCGACTATGTCGGCGACCAGTTCGCGGAAGAGGCGCGGAAGATTCACTACGGCGAGGTGGAGACCCGCGCCATCTATGGCGAAACCACGACGAAGCAGGCCGAGGAGTTGAAGGAGGAGGGAATCTCCTTCGCCCGCATCCCATGGGTTCCGACCCACAATTCCTGA
- a CDS encoding class I SAM-dependent methyltransferase: MLPHAALSPPSPWVVRFAPLVRSHGPVLDLACGSGRHLRLFHDRGHPVTGVDLDLRGVADLQGADGVRLVGADLENGNPWPLGLERFAAVVVTNYLYRPLLPILPEVLEPGGLLIYETFARGNGRLGRPSSSAFLLRSGELLELARDRLQVVAYEHGEVASPKAAVVQRLCAVNDLSPAPDLDGDPEPRPLPTP; the protein is encoded by the coding sequence ATGTTGCCGCATGCCGCCCTGTCCCCGCCCTCCCCCTGGGTGGTCCGCTTCGCGCCGCTGGTGCGCAGCCATGGCCCCGTGCTGGACCTGGCCTGCGGCTCGGGGCGGCATCTGCGCCTGTTCCACGACCGCGGCCACCCGGTCACCGGAGTGGATCTGGACCTGCGCGGCGTCGCCGACCTGCAGGGGGCCGACGGCGTCCGACTGGTCGGGGCCGACCTGGAGAACGGCAATCCCTGGCCTCTGGGGCTGGAGCGCTTCGCCGCGGTCGTGGTGACCAATTATCTCTACCGCCCCCTGCTGCCCATCCTGCCAGAGGTGCTGGAGCCGGGCGGGCTACTGATCTATGAGACCTTCGCCCGCGGCAACGGGCGGCTGGGCCGTCCCTCTTCCTCCGCCTTCCTGCTGCGTAGCGGGGAGCTGCTGGAGCTTGCGCGGGACCGGCTGCAGGTGGTCGCCTACGAGCATGGGGAGGTGGCGAGCCCCAAGGCCGCTGTGGTCCAGCGACTGTGCGCGGTCAACGACCTGTCTCCCGCGCCAGACCTGGACGGCGACCCGGAGCCGCGGCCTCTTCCAACACCCTGA